One genomic segment of Helianthus annuus cultivar XRQ/B chromosome 14, HanXRQr2.0-SUNRISE, whole genome shotgun sequence includes these proteins:
- the LOC110909087 gene encoding ankyrin-1 produces the protein MKKETGAQLTSIDEQKPLNHQQQINPRAASFANSRRLKSNRRNLPNRSLIAAQREMYFKFCVPLYEASVKCDWKAAKAILDKDPELVRYSITENGETALHVAASVKTNKHVEKFVKNLVDMMKEEDLELVNENSNTALYLAAAAGNIKTVRIMVEKNRGLLIIPGARGQMMPLYSAALYGNYEVVKYLYENSNELNDDGWNPQNRGWLLEKCVEADMFDVALQIVKKHPKLETGNLLGILARKPDAFSETNYNVTERSISSVVALVSLNVGVYEKESEALQLLKIVWEDIAKKPRLEIDEILRGSPDSIKQEEKLTSEKVVQTLQLQKLISELLDKLDVETQNIMRGPPNADQALQLQKLISEHLVNMHVETKNMIKQDKRPVSGKGDHALELQKLISDHIVSMHVNTQNILKRESGKKDQVRYLQKLVSKHIAKMRVASTLKETHSSRVLFIAAEMGNTKFLVELIRRYPDLMWKVNDYNQTIFHIAVKDRHEGIYNLLYEIGSMKDLITPLRDADENNMLHLAGKSATKERLADVSGAALQMQRELLWFKEVRNMIPPSYRERKNKDGLTPRELFTEEHKELIVEGEKWMKGTASQCMVVAALIATIVFAAAFTIPGGYSQNYGIPIFYRKSIFVVFVVADAISLFLSSASILTFLSILTSRYAERDFVESLPTKLMLGLATLFLSITTMMITFSVSFFILYHKEMKWIPIFISVFAVTPVLLYVVLQYHLLVDVIRSTYGSRYLFKPGKQFLYYVNPRV, from the exons CTCAAAGAGAAATGTACTTCAAATTTTGCGTACCTCTATACGAAGCATCGGTTAAATGTGATTGGAAAGCCGCAAAAGCCATTCTTGACAAGGATCCGGAGTTGGTAAGGTATAGCATCACCGAGAATGGGGAAACAGCACTTCACGTTGCAGCATCGGTGAAAACAAACAAACATGTGGAGAAGTTTGTGAAAAATCTGGTGGATATGATGAAAGAGGAAGACTTGGAACTTGTAAATGAAAATTCCAACACCGCGCTCTATTTAGCAGCTGCAGCTGGAAATATTAAAACGGTTAGGATAATGGTGGAAAAGAATAGGGGCTTGCTGATAATCCCTGGTGCTAGGGGACAAATGATGCCGTTGTATTCGGCTGCCTTGTATGGGAATTATGAAGTGGTGAAGTATCTGTATGAAAATTCAAACGAGTTGAATGATGATGGTTGGAATCCTCAGAATCGCGGTTGGCTTCTTGAGAAATGTGTGGAAGCTGATATGTTCG ATGTCGCCCTGCAGATAGTTAAAAAGCATCCGAAGCTTGAAACTGGGAATCTACTTGGAATATTGGCTCGAAAGCCTGACGCGTTTTCTGAAACAAACTATAATGTCACTGAAAGAAGTATTAGTTCCG TTGTGGCATTAGTTAGTTTAAATGTGGGAGTTTATGAAAAGGAAAGTGAAGCACTGCAACTACTAAAAATTGTTTGGGAAGATATTGCGAAAAAGCCTCGGCTTGAAATTGATGAAATACTGCGAGGTTCACCTGATTCGATTAAACAAGAGGAGAAGCTAACTTCAGAAAAGGTCGTTCAAACTTTGCAACTACAAAAACTCATTTCGGAACTTCTTGACAAACTGGATGTAGAAACCCAAAACATAATGAGAGGGCCGCCAAATGCTGATCAAGCTCTGCAATTACAGAAACTAATTTCCGAACATCTTGTGAACATGCATGTTGAAACAAAGAACATGATTAAGCAAGACAAGAGGCCAGTTTCAGGTAAGGGAGATCACGCTCTCGAACTACAAAAACTCATTTCTGATCATATTGTTAGCATGCATGTTAACACGCAAAACATACTCAAGCGAGAATCTGGAAAGAAAGATCAAGTGCGGTACTTACAAAAGCTTGTTTCTAAACATATTGCCAAAATGCGTGTTGCGTCAACTTTAAAGGAAACACACTCTTCTCGGGTACTATTTATTGCTGCAGAAATGGGCAATACTAAATTTTTAGTTGAGCTCATCCGTCGATATCCTGATCTGATGTGGAAGGTAAACGATTACAATCAAACAATATTTCATATTGCTGTCAAAGATCGTCATGAGGGTATCTACAATCTATTGTATGAGATAGGCTCAATGAAGGATTTGATAACTCCCCTCCGAGATGCAGATGAGAACAATATGTTGCACTTAGCCGGAAAGAGTGCCACGAAAGAGCGACTTGCTGATGTGTCCGGGGCTGCTTTACAAATGCAAAGAGAATTGTTATGGTTCAAG GAAGTAAGGAATATGATCCCCCCTTCTTATAGAGAAAGGAAGAACAAAGATGGTCTAACACCACGCGAGTTATTCACCGAGGAACACAAAGAACTTATTGTAGAAGGCGAAAAGTGGATGAAAGGAACGGCTAGTCAATGTATGGTTGTTGCGGCGCTTATTGCCACGATAGTATTTGCAGCGGCTTTTACAATTCCAGGTGGATATAGTCAAAACTATGGTATTCCTATCTTCTATCGGAAATCAATCTTCGTTGTATTTGTAGTGGCAGATGCCATATCCTTGTTCTTATCATCAGCTTCCATACTTACCTTCTTATCCATCCTCACATCCCGTTACGCGGAACGTGATTTTGTGGAATCATTACCTACAAAGTTGATGTTAGGTCTAGCAACTCTGTTCCTCTCTATAACAACCATGATGATCACATTTAGCGTCAGCTTCTTCATACTATACCataaagaaatgaaatggatACCTATCTTTATTAGTGTGTTTGCTGTCACGCCGGTCCTTCTATATGTTGTGCTGCAATATCATCTGTTAGTCGATGTAATTCGCTCAACATATGGTTCTAGATATCTATTTAAGCCCGGTAAACAATTCCTCTACTATGTAAACCCGAGGGTGTAA
- the LOC110907194 gene encoding proline-rich receptor-like protein kinase PERK8, whose translation MNLACSEGLTLLGVERFGPADKRVFSVHMGGGGGGGDGDGGGGRSCYHHPPTTTITVIRHRYPPPPPPATTATTTYRRHPPPSPPPLSPPPTVLLPPPIIATTHIRSSPPPLPLPPPITAATTTINRHHPLPPPLPPPTTVAAATTPATTIATAATYLHRHPPPRHLPSPPSTTTTIVVTIRHRLHPPPPSSLQLTPSTTHHHRP comes from the exons ATGAACCTGGCTTGCAGTGAGGGACTTACCCTTTTAGGGGTTGAACGGTTTGGACCTGCGGACAAAAGGGTGTTCTCTGTGCacatgggtggtggtggtggcggtggcgatgGTGATGGCGGAGGTGGTCGAAG TTGCTACcaccacccacccaccaccaccatcaccgtcaTCCGCCACCGTTACCCACCTCCGCCGCCACCTGCCACCACCGCTACCACCACCtaccgccgccacccacctccgTCCCCGCCACCGCTGTCGCCGCCACCCACCGTTCTACTGCCACCTCCAATCATCGCCACCACCCACATTCGATCATCGCCGCCACCATTGCCACTGCCACCTCCGAtaaccgccgccaccaccactatCAACCGCCACCACCCACTGCCACCACCGCTACCACCTCCGACCACCGTTGCGGCTGCTACCACCCCCGCTACCACCATCGCCACCGCCGCAACCTACCTCCACCGTCATCCACCGCCCCGCCACCTACCTTCACcgccatccaccaccaccaccatcgttgTCACCATCCGCCATCgtctccacccaccaccaccgtcgtcgTTACAACTGACACCTAGCACCACGCACCATCATCGCCCATAA
- the LOC110909088 gene encoding dehydrodolichyl diphosphate synthase 6 produces the protein MEVNPIITTDNSLKKMEEERSESIMTKFLADLNITARKLLFRVISTGPIPQHIAFIMDGNRRFAKKWKLTEGGGHKAGFLSLMSVLKYCYEIGVKYVTVYAFSIDNFNRRPDEVQYVMDLMQEKIEGFMKELTIVNRYGVRVLFIGDLKRLYEPVRVAAEKAMEATANNTHTYLLVCVAYTSSHEIPRAVYESCEEKSGGTGVMINGNGSVNGDYSEEKSGGTGVMVNGNGSVNGDYSNGDHEEGVKVVDIDKHMYMAVAPDPDILVRSSGETRLSNFLLWQTTNCVLYSPKALWPEMGLWQVVWGILKFQKHYKYLEKKKKQA, from the exons ATGGAAGTGAATCCGATCATTACAACTGATAATTCTTT GAAAAAGATGGAAGAAGAAAGATCAGAAAGTATTATGACCAAGTTCTTAGCAGACTTAAATATAACTGCAAGAAAACTCCTTTTTCGGGTCATTTCCACCGGCCCGATTCCACAACATATAGCATTCATCATGGATGGAAACCGGAGGTTCGCCAAGAAATGGAAGCTAACCGAGGGTGGGGGCCACAAAGCCGGATTCTTGTCGCTCATGTCGGTTCTAAAATATTGCTATGAAATAGGTGTGAAGTATGTGACAGTTTACGCATTCAGTATTGATAACTTCAATAGGCGCCCGGATGAAGTACAATATGTAATGGACTTGATGCAAGAAAAGATTGAAGGGTTTATGAAAGAATTAACAATTGTGAACAGGTATGGTGTTAGAGTCTTGTTTATCGGCGATCTTAAAAGGTTATACGAGCCCGTTAGAGTTGCAGCCGAGAAAGCAATGGAGGCCACTGCTAACAACACACATACATATCTTTTAGTATGTGTTGCTTACACTTCTTCACACGAAATCCCGCGTGCCGTTTATGAATCTTGCGAAGAAAAGAGTGGTGGAACCGGAGTTATGATTAATGGAAATGGAAGTGTGAACGGAGATTACAGTGAAGAAAAGAGTGGTGGAACCGGAGTTATggtgaatggaaatgggagtgtgaATGGAGATTACAGTAATGGAGATCATGAGGAGGGGGTTAAAGTGGTGGATATTGACAAACATATGTATATGGCAGTGGCTCCTGATCCTGATATTTTGGTCAGGAGCTCAGGGGAGACGAGGTTGAGTAACTTTTTGCTGTGGCAAACCACCAACTGCGTGTTGTATTCGCCGAAAGCGTTGTGGCCGGAGATGGGACTGTGGCAGGTGGTTTGGGGGATCTTGAAGTTTCAGAAGCATTATAAGTAtttggagaagaagaagaagcaggCTTGA